In Columba livia isolate bColLiv1 breed racing homer chromosome 25, bColLiv1.pat.W.v2, whole genome shotgun sequence, the following proteins share a genomic window:
- the LOC102091866 gene encoding ciliary microtubule associated protein 1A, translated as MDGAFVGTWRPHRPRGLISAQFTSPGPKYSVQGTTGYINHNPTKVKAPAYTCRGAKAPAEGGCSPGPRYYVEPSMTRTGKYVAPAYAITGLPRIKTEITPGPSDYSLEKSNRHIFKCPPEPSMAFRNRGVKTDFTPGPGTYTLPRVLGPNTAHTPASPCYSMKSRSQRGRYDADLAKTPGPAALPKIQLDVFKTRAPGYTMGTRTQLREKTVKPGPADYRTGRVELIKPQAPAATFGLRHSVYTTPLILDV; from the exons ATGGACGGAGCTTTCGTGGGCACTTGGAGACCTCATCGCCCACGGGGCCTCATCTCGGCCCAGTTCACCAGCCCTGGACCCAAATACTCAGTCCAGGGGACAACGG GTTACATCAACCACAACCCCACCAAAGTCAAAGCCCCCGCGTACACCTGCAGAGGGGCAAAAGCTCCTGCGGAAGGCGGCTGCTCCCCAGGCCCTCGCTATTACGTGGAGCCCTCCATGACCAGGACTGGGAAGTACGTGGCTCCAGCCTACGCCATCACTGGACTTCCCAGGATAAAGACGGAGATCACACCTGGACCCA GCGATTACAGCCTGGAGAAGTCCAACCGACACATCTTTAAGTGCCCGCCTGAGCCATCCATGGCCTTCCGGAACAGGGGAGTCAAAACCGACTTCACTCCAG GTCCCGGCACCTACACCttgcccagggtgctgggccccAACACGGCGCACACGCCTGCCAGCCCGTGCTACTCCATGAAGAGCAGGAGTCAGCGGGGTCGCTACGATGCTGATCTCGCCAAG ACCCCAGGCCCTGCGGCGCTCCCAAAGATCCAGCTGGACGTTTTCAAAACCAGAGCTCCCGGGTACACCATGGGAACCCGAACTCAGCTCCGAGAAAAGACGGTCAAACCGGGGCCGGCGGATTACCGCACGGGAAGG GTGGAGCTGATCAAGCCCCAGGCACCTGCAGCCACGTTTGGACTGCGCCATTCCGTGTACACCACTCCCCTGATCCTCGACGTTTGA